In Kineococcus sp. NBC_00420, a single genomic region encodes these proteins:
- a CDS encoding amidohydrolase, translated as MSLILSNANIHTSDPERPHADTIVIDGEHIAFVGAADSWDAPEGSDTVDLGGRTIVAGFVDAHAHPAMISRSAWHTTLPWTHDAEELLEFVRRYAAEHPRDEAPYLYFEYYPSTLFPAGQPTKELLDRVVDDRPVLCTDFSDHEHWVNSRMLELMGVTARTPDPIPGLQVFVRDEDGEPTGLLREFAHLPFLETMYDRLGWRPPEHITPELLAPVLDQLTANGVTAVFEAILEDDEVLAAAQELDRRGELDLYYEGAVVFRELRELPTALEKAHEYHERYGGARIRVRTLKLMLDGTNESGNSAVLEPLCRAGNGHELGEMAMSTEELTSCLLTCNDDGTDLHVHLVGDRSFRSACDAVAAARTACAATGTPWRTQVTLAHCELVDPADMHRPAELGIIVNWTPHWSGGYFGEEGRAHLGDGRWNRMYRFTEFVASGATLTFGSDTVTQYEAHRGSPLFGMQVAATRVDPEFPLDASRYPRGVRPPEDAGLGPDVLLRGHTLDAARQLRLDDRMGSLTPGKLANLVVLGEDPLTVDPSRLSEVTVDAVVFEGTVVAGSLPFGTESPAPSRSGATPV; from the coding sequence GTGAGCCTGATCCTCAGCAACGCGAACATCCACACCTCCGACCCCGAACGACCGCACGCGGACACCATCGTCATCGACGGCGAGCACATCGCCTTCGTCGGGGCGGCGGACTCGTGGGACGCACCCGAGGGTTCGGACACGGTGGACCTGGGCGGACGCACGATCGTCGCGGGATTCGTCGACGCGCACGCCCACCCGGCCATGATCTCCCGCAGCGCCTGGCACACGACCCTGCCGTGGACGCACGACGCCGAGGAGCTCCTCGAGTTCGTACGACGCTACGCCGCCGAGCACCCCCGCGACGAGGCCCCCTACCTGTACTTCGAGTACTACCCCAGCACGTTGTTCCCGGCAGGTCAGCCCACGAAGGAGCTGCTGGACCGAGTGGTCGACGACCGTCCCGTCCTCTGCACCGACTTCAGCGATCACGAGCACTGGGTCAACAGCCGGATGCTGGAACTGATGGGGGTGACGGCCCGGACGCCCGATCCCATCCCCGGGCTGCAGGTGTTCGTCCGCGACGAGGACGGCGAACCCACCGGTCTGCTGCGCGAGTTCGCCCACCTCCCGTTCCTGGAGACCATGTACGACCGACTGGGCTGGAGGCCGCCGGAGCACATCACCCCCGAACTGCTCGCCCCCGTGCTGGACCAGCTGACGGCGAACGGCGTGACGGCCGTGTTCGAGGCCATCCTGGAGGACGACGAGGTCCTCGCGGCCGCGCAGGAACTGGACCGCCGGGGCGAGCTCGACCTCTACTACGAGGGTGCGGTGGTCTTCCGGGAACTGCGGGAACTCCCCACCGCCCTCGAGAAGGCGCACGAGTACCACGAACGGTACGGAGGTGCCCGCATCCGCGTCCGCACCCTCAAACTCATGCTGGACGGCACCAACGAGAGCGGCAACAGCGCCGTGCTCGAACCGCTGTGCCGAGCGGGGAACGGGCACGAGCTCGGCGAGATGGCGATGTCGACGGAGGAGCTGACGTCCTGCCTCCTGACCTGCAACGACGACGGGACGGACCTCCACGTCCACCTCGTCGGCGACCGCTCCTTCCGGTCAGCCTGCGACGCCGTCGCCGCCGCCCGGACGGCGTGTGCCGCGACCGGGACTCCCTGGCGCACGCAGGTGACGCTCGCCCACTGCGAACTGGTCGACCCCGCGGACATGCACCGGCCCGCGGAACTCGGGATCATCGTCAACTGGACGCCGCACTGGTCCGGAGGGTACTTCGGCGAGGAAGGACGCGCCCACCTCGGCGACGGACGCTGGAACCGCATGTACCGGTTCACCGAGTTCGTCGCCAGCGGCGCCACGCTGACCTTCGGCAGCGACACCGTGACGCAGTACGAGGCCCACCGGGGTTCCCCGCTCTTCGGGATGCAGGTCGCCGCCACGCGCGTCGACCCCGAGTTCCCGCTCGACGCCTCCCGGTACCCCCGCGGGGTACGGCCTCCGGAGGACGCAGGCCTCGGTCCCGACGTCCTGCTCAGGGGACACACGCTCGACGCCGCCCGGCAACTCCGCCTGGACGACCGGATGGGATCGCTGACCCCCGGGAAGCTGGCCAACCTCGTCGTGCTCGGGGAGGACCCGCTGACGGTCGACCCGAGCCGGCTGTCCGAGGTCACGGTCGACGCGGTGGTCTTCGAGGGGACCGTCGTCGCCGGCTCCCTCCCGTTCGGCACGGAATCGCCCGCACCGTCCCGCTCCGGCGCCACCCCAGTGTGA
- a CDS encoding cell wall-binding repeat-containing protein — translation MKRSVITAGVAVLVGLGTTVSVALPAQAATGFKFDHRISGADRFATAVAASKLLYPTDDTASDIVIVNGYATVDGLTASYLAGLKSAPILYTDTNAVPASTATEIARLGATDVWIVGGTNRVSQAQEDAWKAAGKTVHRLAGADRYETSALVAEADDSGDAPEQVFIASGLSTADALAAGPVAWARNYPILLTDPNSVPAATADALKELGTTNRVVLGSSTSVSDSVYTQVAGTQRLGGANRQETATKIADDVIANDNFDPQSVALVGGTDATAADALAAAPVAGSYGVSLVFTGFDGSLGDSTKAYLVAKKGNYVLPGTGWIFGGTPSVPQATADAATAAVQ, via the coding sequence GTGAAGAGATCCGTCATCACCGCCGGTGTCGCCGTGCTCGTCGGCCTCGGCACCACCGTCTCCGTCGCCCTGCCCGCGCAGGCGGCCACCGGCTTCAAGTTCGACCACCGCATCTCGGGCGCGGACCGCTTCGCGACGGCCGTGGCCGCCTCGAAGCTGCTCTACCCCACCGACGACACGGCGAGCGACATCGTCATCGTCAACGGGTACGCCACCGTCGACGGCCTCACCGCGTCCTACCTCGCGGGCCTGAAGAGCGCCCCGATCCTCTACACCGACACGAACGCCGTGCCGGCCTCCACCGCGACCGAGATCGCGCGTCTCGGGGCCACCGACGTCTGGATCGTCGGCGGCACCAACCGGGTCTCGCAGGCCCAGGAGGACGCCTGGAAGGCAGCGGGCAAGACCGTGCACCGCCTCGCCGGCGCGGACCGCTACGAGACCTCCGCCCTGGTCGCGGAGGCCGACGACTCCGGTGACGCACCGGAACAGGTGTTCATCGCCAGCGGGCTCTCCACCGCCGACGCCCTCGCCGCCGGACCGGTCGCGTGGGCCCGGAACTACCCGATCCTGCTGACCGACCCGAACAGCGTCCCGGCCGCGACCGCGGACGCCCTGAAGGAACTCGGGACGACGAACCGGGTCGTGCTGGGGAGTTCGACGTCGGTCTCCGACTCCGTCTACACCCAGGTCGCGGGGACCCAGCGCCTCGGCGGTGCGAACCGCCAGGAGACGGCCACCAAGATCGCCGACGACGTCATCGCGAACGACAACTTCGACCCGCAGAGCGTGGCCCTCGTCGGCGGGACGGACGCCACCGCGGCCGACGCGCTCGCCGCGGCCCCGGTCGCGGGTTCCTACGGGGTGTCGCTCGTCTTCACCGGCTTCGACGGCTCCCTGGGCGACAGCACGAAGGCCTACCTGGTCGCGAAGAAGGGCAACTACGTCCTCCCGGGCACCGGATGGATCTTCGGCGGAACCCCGTCGGTGCCGCAGGCCACCGCGGACGCGGCGACCGCAGCGGTCCAGTAG
- a CDS encoding ATP-binding protein, producing MVLPPNPRSVGIARWLITEWCAPWVAADEIQEDTVEAALLLASEVVTNAVIHGDGMVLVALDRVNGASLRVEVSDNGGGMPLIGSQRADAESGRGMAMVEMLSSRWGTDLAVGPLGKTVWFELSGS from the coding sequence GTGGTCCTCCCACCCAACCCCCGGTCGGTCGGCATCGCGAGGTGGCTCATCACGGAGTGGTGCGCGCCCTGGGTCGCGGCCGACGAGATCCAGGAGGACACCGTCGAAGCGGCGCTGCTGCTGGCCAGCGAGGTCGTGACCAACGCCGTCATCCACGGTGACGGCATGGTGCTGGTGGCCCTCGACCGCGTCAACGGCGCCTCGCTGCGCGTGGAGGTCTCCGACAACGGCGGCGGGATGCCGCTGATCGGCTCGCAGCGCGCCGACGCCGAGAGCGGACGCGGGATGGCCATGGTCGAGATGCTGTCCAGCCGCTGGGGGACCGACCTCGCCGTCGGCCCGCTCGGCAAGACCGTCTGGTTCGAGCTCTCCGGGTCCTAG
- a CDS encoding TetR/AcrR family transcriptional regulator, which produces MQAMASHGFRGATLEVIADTAGLARGHVRYIAGNREDLLIEAARYFYFGEAALALTDLAELAAVAPLVPTGSDLSATFDYLFGKFAVPGVENAAVNAFVDAGRTIPAIHDIVSAAYQGLEGSIRAAIVRDRPGVEEAAVVPVVYGVLTIALGNSYLSDVPELGRRQADARAAAEQLVGVLARGAAPTDG; this is translated from the coding sequence GTGCAGGCCATGGCCTCCCACGGCTTCCGTGGTGCCACGCTCGAGGTGATCGCGGACACGGCAGGGCTGGCCCGCGGTCACGTCCGCTACATCGCGGGCAACCGGGAGGACCTGCTCATCGAGGCCGCTCGCTACTTCTACTTCGGGGAGGCGGCCCTGGCCCTGACCGACCTGGCGGAGCTCGCCGCGGTGGCGCCCCTGGTGCCCACGGGCTCGGACCTCTCGGCCACCTTCGACTACCTGTTCGGAAAGTTCGCGGTGCCCGGTGTCGAGAACGCCGCGGTCAACGCCTTCGTCGACGCCGGTCGGACCATCCCGGCCATCCACGACATCGTCTCCGCGGCTTACCAGGGTCTCGAGGGGTCGATCCGCGCGGCGATCGTCCGTGATCGGCCCGGTGTCGAGGAGGCCGCCGTCGTCCCCGTCGTCTACGGGGTGCTCACCATCGCGCTCGGCAACAGCTACCTCAGTGACGTCCCGGAGCTGGGACGACGTCAGGCCGACGCGCGAGCGGCCGCCGAACAGCTGGTCGGGGTGCTCGCACGAGGGGCAGCGCCGACGGACGGCTAG
- a CDS encoding TMEM165/GDT1 family protein: protein MDPAVFAASFLPILLLELPDKTFVATLVLATRFKPLTAWIGVGLAFAVQCLIAVVAGRLLAQLPERPVAAVAALLFAVGAFTLFRGAAKAQQAEADALQEYEQKVTGGKSGVRAVLACFGVVFLAEWGDLSQLFTAGLAARYDDPVSVFLGSWAALLVVSGLAAAIGATVVKRLSVATVSRIGGVVCTVLAVLTVLEVVGVDLPV from the coding sequence GTGGATCCCGCCGTCTTCGCCGCCAGCTTCCTGCCGATCCTGCTGCTGGAGCTGCCCGACAAGACCTTCGTGGCGACCCTCGTGCTCGCCACCCGGTTCAAGCCGCTGACGGCCTGGATCGGGGTCGGCCTCGCCTTCGCCGTGCAGTGCCTCATCGCCGTCGTCGCCGGACGCCTGCTCGCCCAGCTGCCCGAACGGCCGGTCGCGGCGGTGGCGGCGCTGCTGTTCGCCGTCGGCGCCTTCACCCTCTTCCGCGGTGCGGCGAAGGCGCAGCAGGCCGAGGCGGACGCGCTGCAGGAGTACGAGCAGAAGGTCACGGGCGGGAAGTCGGGGGTGCGCGCCGTCCTGGCCTGCTTCGGGGTCGTCTTCCTGGCCGAGTGGGGCGACCTGTCGCAGCTCTTCACCGCCGGACTGGCCGCCCGCTACGACGACCCGGTCTCGGTGTTCCTCGGTTCCTGGGCCGCACTGCTCGTGGTGTCCGGGCTGGCCGCGGCGATCGGGGCGACGGTGGTGAAGCGGCTCAGCGTCGCCACGGTGAGCCGGATCGGCGGGGTCGTCTGCACCGTCCTGGCGGTCCTGACCGTCCTCGAGGTGGTGGGCGTCGACCTGCCGGTCTGA
- the trpS gene encoding tryptophan--tRNA ligase: protein MSTTSIDVARRRSAELEHDLLADPGRFRVLTGDRPTGPLHLGHYVGTLANRVRLQTAGIEVFVVIADYQVITDRDSVGDVRGNVREVLLDHLAAGLSVRDGSGVPGATVFTHSAVPALNQLVLPFLSLVSVAELQRNPTVRAETAAATRRGSGAAGPNGLLLTYPVHQAADILFCGANLVPVGQDQLPHLETARLVARRFGERYGQVFPEPEALLSAAPLLLGTDGAKMSKSAGNSIPLRADEDETARLVRSARTNTERRISYDPVHRPEVANLLLMASLCCGRPPEGLAEEIGDGGSAALKHLVTESVNEHLRPLRARRRELAGADDHLRAVLAAGNAHANEVADATLQRVREAMGMTY, encoded by the coding sequence TTGTCCACCACCTCCATCGACGTCGCGCGACGACGCAGCGCCGAACTCGAACACGACCTGCTCGCCGATCCCGGACGTTTCCGCGTCCTGACCGGCGACCGCCCCACCGGTCCCCTGCACCTCGGCCACTACGTCGGAACCCTCGCCAACCGGGTCCGCCTCCAGACGGCCGGGATCGAGGTCTTCGTCGTGATCGCCGACTACCAGGTGATCACCGACCGCGATTCCGTCGGCGACGTCCGCGGGAACGTCCGCGAGGTGCTCCTCGACCACCTGGCCGCGGGGTTGTCCGTGCGCGACGGTTCCGGGGTTCCCGGGGCGACCGTCTTCACCCACAGCGCCGTTCCCGCGCTGAACCAGCTGGTGCTGCCCTTCCTCAGCCTGGTGAGCGTCGCGGAACTCCAGCGGAACCCCACGGTCAGGGCCGAGACCGCGGCGGCCACCCGCCGGGGTTCCGGCGCAGCTGGACCCAACGGGCTGCTGCTGACCTACCCCGTCCACCAGGCGGCCGACATCCTGTTCTGCGGTGCGAACCTCGTCCCGGTCGGACAGGACCAGTTGCCGCACCTGGAGACCGCACGCCTCGTGGCCCGTCGCTTCGGGGAGCGCTACGGCCAGGTGTTCCCCGAACCCGAGGCCCTCCTCTCGGCCGCACCGCTGCTGCTGGGGACCGACGGCGCGAAGATGAGCAAGAGCGCCGGGAACTCCATCCCGTTGCGGGCCGACGAGGACGAGACGGCGCGGTTGGTCCGCAGCGCCCGCACCAACACCGAGCGCCGGATCAGCTACGACCCGGTGCACCGTCCCGAGGTCGCGAACCTCCTCCTGATGGCCTCGCTGTGCTGCGGCCGTCCCCCCGAGGGGCTCGCCGAGGAGATCGGCGACGGCGGTTCGGCCGCGTTGAAGCACCTGGTCACGGAGTCGGTGAACGAACACCTGCGACCGCTGCGGGCCCGCCGTCGCGAGCTGGCGGGAGCGGACGACCACCTGCGCGCCGTCCTCGCCGCCGGGAACGCGCACGCGAACGAGGTCGCGGACGCCACGCTGCAGCGGGTGCGGGAGGCGATGGGGATGACGTACTGA
- a CDS encoding Fpg/Nei family DNA glycosylase, which yields MPELPEVEGLAAFLRERMTDRVVARVEVGALNVLKTYDPPPTALGGLLVSGVERHGKWLDIDVDGIHLAIHLSRAGWVRWSDALPKAPLKPSGKNSVALRVRLAPEGDEDPERPPGFDLTEAGTQKRLAVHVVKDVQQVPGIASLGPDPLDDSFDLAAFAALLNGSRQQVKGLLREQSVLAGVGNAYSDEVLHVAKLSPYAIAGKLPEAEVERLHTALRTTLRGAVAEAGGRPAQELKDAKRAGMRVHGRTGLPCPVCGDTVREVSFANRSLQYCATCQTGGKPLADRRMSRLLK from the coding sequence GTGCCGGAGCTCCCCGAGGTCGAAGGGCTCGCCGCCTTCCTGCGCGAGCGGATGACGGACCGCGTCGTCGCCCGCGTCGAGGTCGGCGCCCTCAACGTGCTCAAGACCTACGACCCGCCGCCGACGGCGCTCGGTGGACTGCTGGTCAGCGGCGTCGAGCGGCACGGCAAGTGGCTCGACATCGACGTCGACGGGATCCACCTCGCGATCCACCTGTCCCGCGCGGGTTGGGTGCGCTGGTCCGACGCCCTGCCGAAGGCGCCGCTGAAGCCCAGCGGCAAGAACTCCGTCGCGTTGCGGGTCCGGCTCGCCCCCGAGGGCGACGAGGACCCCGAACGCCCGCCGGGGTTCGACCTGACCGAGGCCGGCACCCAGAAGCGGCTGGCCGTGCACGTCGTGAAGGACGTCCAGCAGGTCCCGGGGATCGCCTCGCTGGGGCCCGACCCCCTCGACGACTCCTTCGACCTGGCGGCGTTCGCGGCGCTGCTGAACGGTTCGCGGCAGCAGGTCAAGGGGCTGCTCCGCGAGCAGTCGGTGCTCGCGGGGGTCGGGAACGCCTACTCCGACGAGGTGCTGCACGTCGCGAAGCTCTCCCCCTACGCGATCGCCGGGAAACTCCCCGAGGCGGAGGTGGAACGGCTCCACACCGCGTTGCGGACGACGTTGCGGGGCGCCGTCGCCGAGGCCGGCGGTCGACCCGCCCAGGAGCTCAAGGACGCCAAACGGGCCGGCATGCGCGTCCACGGACGGACGGGTCTGCCCTGCCCGGTCTGCGGTGACACCGTGCGCGAGGTCTCCTTCGCCAACCGCTCCCTGCAGTACTGCGCCACCTGCCAGACCGGCGGCAAACCCCTCGCGGACCGCAGGATGTCCCGCCTGCTGAAGTGA
- a CDS encoding glycerophosphodiester phosphodiesterase family protein, which produces MTRRSAAPTRRSVLTTSAVLGGLAVVPATATTASAAPDHGWPTPFVVGHRGASAYRPEHTTASWELAARMGADVVEPDLVPTKDGVLVCRHEPEISGTTDVADHPEFADRSATRTIDGIVYTGWFTTDFTLAELRTLRAKERLPQIRQHNTIYDGSWRVPTFREALRLRQRLSRELGRTIGIVPEIKHSTYFRSLGFDVEAQVVATLNSTGLNSADAPVVVQSFELTNLQQLRSAYGLRTPTVFLTSETGAPADLVAAGDPRQYADLLIPSALRELATFTDQIGPSLVQVTRGLVDDAHAAGLEVVPYTLRPENTFLPEQYRDGDDPTAWGHVLDYAQALFDTGIDGLFTDAPDIGVLARDRFLGR; this is translated from the coding sequence ATGACGCGACGCAGCGCAGCCCCCACCCGTCGTTCCGTCCTCACCACCTCCGCCGTCCTCGGCGGGCTCGCGGTGGTCCCCGCCACGGCCACGACCGCCTCGGCCGCCCCCGACCACGGCTGGCCGACCCCCTTCGTCGTCGGCCACCGCGGCGCCTCCGCCTACCGTCCCGAGCACACCACGGCGTCGTGGGAACTCGCGGCCCGGATGGGTGCGGACGTCGTCGAACCCGACCTGGTCCCGACGAAGGACGGCGTCCTGGTCTGTCGGCACGAACCGGAGATCTCCGGGACCACCGACGTCGCCGACCACCCGGAGTTCGCCGACCGGTCGGCGACGCGGACCATCGACGGGATCGTGTACACCGGCTGGTTCACCACCGACTTCACGCTGGCCGAGCTCCGCACGCTGCGGGCGAAGGAACGCCTCCCGCAGATCCGTCAGCACAACACGATCTACGACGGGTCGTGGCGGGTCCCCACGTTCCGCGAGGCCCTGCGGCTGCGGCAGCGCCTGTCCCGCGAGCTCGGCCGCACGATCGGGATCGTCCCGGAGATCAAGCACTCGACCTACTTCCGTTCCCTCGGGTTCGACGTCGAGGCGCAGGTGGTGGCGACGCTGAACTCCACCGGCCTGAACTCCGCCGACGCGCCGGTCGTCGTGCAGTCCTTCGAGCTGACCAACCTGCAGCAGTTGCGCTCGGCCTACGGCCTGCGGACGCCCACGGTGTTCCTCACCTCGGAGACGGGTGCCCCCGCCGACCTCGTCGCGGCCGGTGACCCCCGCCAGTACGCGGACCTGCTGATCCCCTCGGCCCTGCGCGAGCTCGCCACGTTCACGGACCAGATCGGTCCGTCACTGGTGCAGGTGACGCGGGGACTCGTCGACGACGCCCACGCGGCGGGCCTGGAGGTCGTGCCGTACACCTTGCGACCCGAGAACACCTTCCTGCCCGAGCAGTACCGCGACGGCGACGACCCGACGGCCTGGGGCCACGTGCTCGACTACGCGCAGGCGTTGTTCGACACCGGGATCGACGGTCTGTTCACCGACGCCCCGGACATCGGGGTCCTCGCCCGCGACCGGTTCCTCGGACGCTAG